GACCGCGACTTCAGCGCCGCCAACGCGATGACGCTGCTGGTGTACGCCGCCCTGGGGGCGGTCCTGTTCTTCCTGGTGATCCAGCTGCAGACGGTCGGCGGCTACTCCGCGCTGGCCGCCGGGGCCGCGACCCTCCCGGTCACGGTCTGCATGCTGCTGCTGGCCGCGCGGGGCGGCGCGCTGGCTGCCCGGATCGGCCCGCGGATCCCGATGACCGTCGGGCCGCTGGTCATGGCCGTCGGCACCCTGATGCTCGGTAGTGCGGGCGAGGGCAGGTGGTGGCGCGACGTGCTGCCCGGCCTCACCGTCTTCGGCCTCGGGCTGGCGCTGATGGTGGCCCCGCTGACCGCCACCGTGCTCGCTGCGGCTTCCGACGACAAGGCCGGCGTGGCCAGCGGGATCAACAACGCGGTGGCCCGCGCCGGCTCCCTGCTCGCGGTCGCCGCGCTGCCCCTCGCGGTCGGGCTGCACGGCGACCAGTACGCCGACCCGGTCGCGTTCGACACCGCGTACGTCGAGGCGCTCTGGATCTGCGCGGGCCTGCTGGTCGCCGGCGGCGCGGTCTCCTGGCTGGCCGTCCGGCCGGTCAGAGGTCCCGGTGCAGCTCGTCGGTCCGGGGGACGTCCGGGCTCCGGGTGAGGCGGATGATCGCCACCAGCAGCCCTCCCCACAGGATCAGCATGGCCACCACCATCATCACGATCGCGTCGCCGTTCACTCCTGGACCTCCTCGTCGGCCGTCACGTCCATCGGCGTGTCCTTGCGCCAGGGCAGCAGGGTGGCCACGAACCCGAACACCAGCACCAGGCCCGCGGCCCCCCAGCCGAAGACTCCGAGCATCCAGCCGGGGAACCCGCCGTACGGCGTCTCGATGTCGGTGACCAGGCCGTCGATCAGCACGTAGGCCAGAGCGATCGGGGTGACCACCGAGATCAGCACCCGCCAGGTGGTGCCGAGCTTGAACGAGCCGTTGCGGTTGAGGTGGTTCTGCAGCAGCGGCAGCGCCCGGAGCGCCCAGGCCACCACCAGCATGGAGACCACCGCGACCAGCAGGATCCCGAACTGGTTGATGAAGTGGTCGAGGATGTCGAGCACGTGCAGGCCGCTGGTGCTGGAGAACAGGGCGATGCTGAGCGCGGCGCACGGGATGCTCACGACCGCGGCGGCGGTCACCCGGCCCATCTCGAACTTGTCGCGGACCGCGGAGATCACCACCTCGATCACCGAGACCAGCGAGGTGAGCCCGGCCAGCACCAGGGAGCCGAAGAAGCAGACGCCGATGAACGCCCCCCACGGCGCCTCGCTGATGATCGCCGGGAAGCCGATGAACGCGAGTCCGATCCCGCCGCCCGCGACCTCGCCGACCTCGACCCCCTGGGCCTGGGCCATGAAGCCGAGCGCGGCGAAGACGCCGATGCCGGCGAGCAGCTCGAAGCTGGAGTTGGCGAAGCCGACCACCAGGCCGGAACCGGTCATGTCGGTGTCGCGGTGCACGTAGGAGGCGTAGGTGATCATGATGCCGAAGCCGATGGAGAGCGAGAAGAAGATCTGGCCGAAGGCCGCGCCCCACACCGACGGCTCCGTGAGCGCGCCCCAGTCCGGGGTGAAGAAGGCGTTGAGGCCCTCGGTGGCACCGGGCAGGAAGAGCGCCCGGGCGACGAGCGCGATGAAGGCGAGCACGAGCACCGGGATGAAGACCACCGAGGTGGCGCCGATCCCCTTCTGCACGCCGGCGACCATGATCGCGATCACCGCCAGCCAGACCAGCAGCATCGGCACCAGCACGCCGGGCACGATCTCCAGGGTCACGCCGGGCTCGCTGACCTGGAGGAAGTCGCCCAGGAAGAAGCCCTCGGGGTCGCTGCCCCAGGCCTCGTCGACCGAGAAGACCGTGTAGCGCAGCGCCCAGGCGATCACCGCGGCGTAGTAGACGGCGATCATGAAGCAGATGCCGACCTGCCACCAGCCGAGGCCCTCCGCACCCCGGCGCAGGCGCGCGAAGGAGAGCGGGGCGGAGCCGCGGTAGCGGTGCCCGATCGCGTAGTCGAGGAAGAGGAACGGGATGCCCGCGGTGAGCAGCGCGATCAGGTAGGGGATGACGAACGCGCCGCCGCCGTTCTCGTAGGCGACGTAGGGGAAGCGCCAGATGTTGCCGAGTCCGACGGCCGATCCGATGGCGGCGAGGATGAAGACCTTGCGCGAGGAGAAGGCTCCCCGCTTGGCCTCCGCGCCGACGACCTGCTGTGGCTCCGCTGCCATCTGCCCTCCCGAGGTGATGTGGGTTACAGCTGATGCTAACGCGAGAGGAGCGAGTCCGCTCGGACGGCGGTACCGTGCCAAGGGTGCGCCGCAGCCCGGTCTCCGACGTCGACGCCCCCTCTCCCCGACGGGGCGCCGGAGGCCGCGAGCCCGGGGCGTGGGCGGAGCTTCCTGCGTGGCTGGTCCCGGTGCTGGTCGCGCTCGTGCTGGTGGCCGCCGGCTGCTCCGTCGCCTCCCCGGTCGGGGGCGAGGACCCGGCACCGTCCCCGACGACGTCGGCCGACGAGCCGTCCACCCTGCCCACCGCGAGCCTGGCGCCGTCCCCGCAGCCGACCGCCACCCCGACCGCCACGGCAACCGGGCACGGCCGGGCACCGGGGCCGCTGACCGCCCCGCTGCTCCCCGCCGACCTGCTGGTGCAGCGCACCCGGCCACTCACCCGCGAGCAGCTGCGCGCGGTCCGGGCGCTGCCCGGAGTCGAGCACGTCGAGCCGATGCGACTGGCCCAGGTGAGCGTGGAGAACAGGGTGCTGACCGTGGCCGCGGTCGACCCCGCCTCCTACCGCCGGCTGACCCCGCGCACCACGGCGTACGACGCCCGCGTGTGGCGGGCGGTCTTCGACGGCGGCCTCGCGGTGGACCGGAGCCTGCGCGACCTGGTCGCGGACCGGTCGACGCTGCAGCTGGGCAACGACGCCGACGCCACCGAGCTGCCCGTGGTCGCGGTCGTCGACCAGGTGCCGCAGGTCGACGTGGTGGTCGACCACGTGTGGGCCGACGAGCTGGGGCTGCCCCAGCGCAACGCCCTGGTCGTCTCCACCGGGTCGGTCGCCCCCCGGGTGGTGCGGCCCCGGATCGCCGGGGTCCTGGGTGGGTCCACGTCCGGCTCGGGGACGACCGACGTGGGCATCTCGGTGCTGGGCCCCGATCCCGACCTCAGCGGGGTGCAGACCGCGCTGCTGACCGGCGGCTCGGTGGCCGCGGCGGTCGGCTCGTTCACCTACCGGGTCCTGAAGGGGGGAGCGATCGAGCCCGACCCCGACTGGGTGCTGCAGCACGTGCGCACCGAGGAGGTGCCGATCCTGGGCGAGGTCACCTGCCACGAGGTGGTGCTGCCCCAGCTGAGGGCGGCGCTGACCGAGATCGAGCGCAGCGGGTTGGCCGCCGAGATCCGCCCCGAGCAGTACGGCGGCTGCTACCAGCCGCGGTTCATCGCCGACACCGGGAGCCTGTCGCTGCACGCCTTCGGGATCGCGATCGACCTCAACGTCCCGGACAACCAGCGGGGCACGGTCGGGAAGATCGACCGGCGGGTGGTGGCGATCTTCCAGAAGTGGGGCTTCGCCTGGGGCGGCCTGTGGTCCTGGACCGATCCGATGCACTTCGAGCTGGACCGGCTGGTCGAGGTGCGCTGAGCCGGGCTCAGCGCACCTCTTCCACCAGGCCCGACCGTGCTCAGGACTCCCAGGCCGTGACCCACGCGCGCTGGCTGCCTAGGTCGTCCATGCTCTTCCAGCCGACGACCAGACGACCGCGGTCGACGTCGTGGTCGACGTCGCTCACCTGGCGGTTCTGGCTGGTGTCACGCCAGACCCGCTTGCCTCCCCACGTGTAGGCGCCCACCGACTGCGCCCCGACCAGCACCTGCCGGCGTTCGGCGTCGACCGCCAGCCGGGCGGTGCCAATCCCGGGGACGCGGTCGTGCCGGACCACCTTCTTCAACCGGCCGTCGCTCGACATCAACCGCAGGCTGGTTCCGAGGCGGGCGGTGGCCGTGGCGGCGAAGAGACGGTGGCTCCCCGGATCGACCTCGAGGTCCAGGACGCCCTGGCTGTGCCTGGAGCTCCAGCGGCGGTCGGACGCCAGCCTGCCGGCGGCGTTCCAGGTGGTCAGGGTGCCCAGGTTCTTCTTCGCCTGGTTCTTCGTGCCCTGGTTGGGACGGAACACCGCCGCACCGACGTGCACCCGGTGGCTCCGAGGGTCGACGGTGATTGCCGAGACACGTGACTCGTAGGCGCCGCGACGGTCGCGTACTCGCTTCCACTCGCGTCCCCCGGCCGCGTCGTAGGCGAGCAGGACCAGGCGCTCACCGCCCTTCGTGTGGTGCATCCCCGCGACGTACCAGCGCTGGCGGTCGGGGTCGACCGCCAGCACGGGCAGCGTGCCCGGGCCACGGTGCGTGTACGACTCGGACAGGGTGGTCGTGCCGGATCGGTCCAGGCAGGTGAGGTGCCAGGTGGCGGTCCGCCCCTCCGTCCAGTACCTCGAGGAGAGGCACGAGGTGCCGGTCCGCGGGTCGACGACCAGCTCGAGCGGGTAGCCCTTGCCCACCACCTCCCGCGTCCAGGAGAGGGTCCCGTCGGAGGCCACCGAGTGCACCACCACCGCCTCACTGGACGCATCCCGGCCCGCCACGACGGTGCGTCCGGCGGCCGGGTCCTGGGCCAGTGCCGCTTCACCGGGGCCCCCCGGAAGCCCCACCTCCCAGAGGGTGGCGCCGGTCGCCCCGGAGACCCGGCGCAGGCGGTTCTCACCGGGCAGGACGCTGTGGTGACCGAGGGTGAGCACGTCACCGGTGGCCGGGTCGATCACCGAGCCCCGTAGCCAGGTCGAGCCCCCGGCGACCTCCCCGCCTGGCCAGGCGGACTCCCAGGCGGGGTCGTTCCCGGCGGCGGGTGCGGCGAGCGCCGGGCCGGCCAGCACGGCGGTCGAGAGGGCTGCCGCGAACGCGGTCGTGGCAGTCAGGGCACGTGCGACCCCGAGTCGGGTGGGCGGGCCAGGGCGGGGGCGTGACGGGTTCATGGGTTTCCTCTCGCGGCTTTGCTGGCTTGTCACCGGTGTGACGCGCAGGGTCCCGCTTTTGTTGTCGACGTGCCCGATCTCTTCGTCGACGAACCCGATCCGCACGCACTCAGTCGAGCGGGTGCGCCACCTCGTCGGCGGGCAGCCGCGCCCACAGCACCGTGACCACCGCGATCAGCACCGGGCTCAGTGCCGCGGCGTAGAAGGTGGCGCGAGTGCCGATCGCCTCGGCCAGGGGCCCGGCCAGTGCCATCGAGACGGGCATCAGCGAGATGCTGACGAAGAAGTCGAGCGAGGAGACCCGGCCGAGCAGGTGCGGCGGCACCCGGCGCTGGAGCAGCGTCCCCCAGATCACCATCGGGGCGGAGAAGAAGATCCCCATCACGAAGCCGGCCGCCACCATCTGCCAGACCGCGTCGGCGTGCGCGACCACCAGGAACGGCAGCCCGGCCATCCCCCACAGCGCGGTCATCACGGTCAGGTAGCGCCGGGGCATCCGTCGCGAGGCCATCACCAGCGAGCCGGCCGCGCCGCCGATCCCGAAGGAGGCGAGCACCAGCGAGTGGTCGCCCGCGTCCCCGCCCAGCTCGGACTTGATCACGAACGGCAGCAGCACCTCCAGCGGCCCCATCACCGAGAGGATCAGCAGCGAGGCGAAGAGCAGCGAGGCGAGCAGCCACGGGGTGCGCACCATGTAGCGCAGCCCCTCGCCCATGTCGGCGAGCGCGCTGCGTACGGGGTGACCGGCGTGCTCGGCGTCCAGGGCGTGCCGCACCGGGACCCTGGGCACCCGGGACAATGCGAGCAGCGAGCCGACCATCGCCAGCGCGGCCACGGTGAAGGCGGCCGACGGGGCGATCCACCCGATCACCGCGCCGGCCACGGCCGGACCGAGCGCCTGGCCGATGGTGGGGCGCACCATGCCCTCGAAGCCGTTGACCGCCATCAGGTCCTGCTCGGGGACCAGCGAGGGGAGCATCGCCGAGTACGCCGGGTAGTAGAACGCCATCGCCATCCCGACCACGAAGGTGACGACGCTGAGCAGGACGACGCCGGTGGCGTCCGCCCAGGCGAGCCCGGCGACCAGCGCCATGCCGAGCGCCTCGACGCCGGCCACCGTGAGCAGGATCCGCTTCTGCGGCAGCCGGTCGGCGACCACCCCGGCCAGCAGCGCCGGAACCATCACCCCGACCGCGCTGGCCCCGGTGACCAGGGACAGCTGGGTCGCGCCGCCGCCCAGCCGGAAGACCTCCCAGACCAGGCCGATCACCCAGACGCCCTGGGCGAAGGCACCGAAGGCGACCGACGCGGCGAGCCACCGGTAGGCGGGGGTGCGGAAGGGCGTCAGCGCCCGGGGCAGGCTCCGACCGGTCGCCTGGTCGCCGACGGTGTCGAGGACCTGGTCGATGAAGGGGTCGGACACGGTGCGGAGGTTCTCCTGCGGGATGCTGCGGGGCGGCCGATCTGGGCGCTGTGCACATTGTGCCGTGGCGCGTCGCCCGTCCCCACGCCGCGCTCCCCGCGCCTAGGGTGACGTCCATGCGCGCACTCCAGGTCATCACGCCCACCGGTCCCGCCGACGTCGAGGTGCGGGAGGTGGCCGAGCCCACCGCCGGCCCCGGACAGGTCCTCGTCGAGGTGCACAGCGTGGGCGTCTCCTTCCCCGACCTGCTGCTCTCCAAGGGGGAGTACCAGCTCAAGCCGGAGCCGCCGTTCACCCTGGGCGTCGACCTGGCGGGCACCGTCGCCGCGCTCGGTGAGGGCGTCGAGGGGCTGGCCGTGGGCCAGCGGGTCGCCGGCGTGCTGCCGCACGGCGGGGCCGCCGAGCTGGCCGTGGTGCCGGCCGACTTCGTCTTCCCGCTGCCCGAGGAGACGTCGTACGACGAGGGCGCGGCGCTGCCGATGAACTACCTGACGGCCCAGTTCGCCCTCGACGAGCGCGCGGGCCTCCAGGCCGGCGAGACCGTGCTGGTGCACGGCGCCGCCGGAGGGGTGGGCACCGCCACCGTGCAGGTCGCCAAGGGCATGGGCGCCCGGGTGATCGCCGTGGTCTCCACCGACGAGAAGTCCAAGGTCGCGCTGGCGGCCGGTGCGGACGACGCGGTGCTGCTCGACGGGTTCCGCGCGGCAGTGACCGAGCTGACCGGGGGTCGCGGAGTCGACGTGGTGCTCGACGTGGTCGGCGGTGACGCCTTCACCGACTCCCTGCGGCTGCTGGCGCCCCAGGGCCGCCTCCTGGTCGTCGGCTTCGCCGCGGGCCAGGGCATCCCCGAGGTCAAGGTCAACCGGCTGCTGCTCAACAACGTCGACGTGCGCGGCGTCGGCTGGGGCGCGTTCGCGATGACCCGGCCCGGCTACATGCAGCAGCAGTGGAAGGCGCTCGAGCCGATGCTCGCCAGCGGCGTCGTCAAGCCGCCGGTCGGTGCGACGTACCCGCTGGAGGAGTTCGGTCGCGCCCTGGCCGACCTGGAGGAGCGCAAGGCGCTCGGCAAGGTCGTCGTCCGGCTGCGCTGAGCCCGCCGCCCGCGACTGCCGGGAGAACGGGCGAGGGCCCGGTCGAGGACCCGCGTGCTGCGGGATCCTCGCCGGACCCTCTGCCCCGTCCCCTTCTGGTGGGGATCAGCTCAGGGAGGCGGCGGCGCCGGAGTCGTCCGCGCCTCCCTGCCGGTCGTGCCGGTCGCCCGGGTGGTCCCTGTCGGCGTCACCGTCGAACTCGTCACCGTGCTCGTCACCGTGCCCGTCGCCGTGCTCGTAGCCGGGCCCGCCGGGTCCGTGCGGACCGGAGGGCATGTCGCCGGATCCGCCGGGGCCGCGACCGGTCTCCGAGCCCGGTCCGCCCAGGCCGTCGCCGAAGTCGCCGTCGCTCAGGTGCTCGCGCAGCGAGTCGGCGTCGTCCTGGAGGGTGTCGGGGTCGACCAGGTCGCCCGCCTGGTTGCCCAGGAGGTCGACCCACTTGTCCAGGAGCTCCTCGGCGTCCTCGCCGTCCGGGCGCTCCTCGCCGGGCAACGGCACCAGCAGCCGCAGTTCCTCCTCGGAGTCGTTGACGGAGAAGGAGGAGGCGACTGGCACCTCGTCACCGGCACCGCGCTGGGCCATCAGGTCCAGGCGGACCGCCTGGCCGAGCACGTCGCCGGTGTCGTCGCCGACGACCGCCAGCTCGGTGATCCCGTCGAGCGACTGGTCGTCGACGAACTCGTCGAGGCTGATCAGCCACGGGGCCTCGGTGGAGTCGCGGTCCGTGTCGGAGTCGCGGTCCCCGTCGTGGTCCTCGGGGCCGCCGCGATCGTCGGCACGTCCGTGGTCACCGGGCCGACCGTCGCCCGGCCCACCGGCCAGCCGCACGCCCGCGTCGGCGTACTCCTCGCCGTCGATGGTCACGTCGGCGCGGGTCCAGTCGTCGGACGACAGGGTCTCCTCCTCGACCGTGACGTCGACCTCGTGCAGCACGGACTGGTCGAGGACCGGGGTCGCCTCATCGCTCCCGGCCTCGGCACCGGTGCTCGCCTGCGCCGAGCATCCGGCCAGCGCCAGCACGGCGAGGGTGGAGAGGGCGGTCGCCCGCCTGACCGACTTCTTGACTGTGGGGTTGAGCGGCTTGCGCACCGGGGGTGCCTCCTCTGGCATGTCTGGGGGAAGGTCGTGCCGCTGGCACGCCACCCACCGTGGCCGCCCCGCGTGTCACTCGGTTGAGAGGGACCTGTGAGCCGGCTGTGAGGGCGCAGGGCGCCGTACTTCACAGGAAAAGCACAGGCAGTGGACAGGCCCGACCTCGTGATCCGGTGCGACGCTGGAGAGGTGGCTGACAGCACTGCCCCGCTCACCCGCGCCGACGGCTCGCCCCCGCGGGTGCTGGTCGTCGACGACGAGAAGAACCTGACCGAGCTGCTGGCGATGGCGATGCGCTACGAGGGCTGGGAGGTCAGCGTCGCGCACACCGGGCGTACGGCGGTCGAGCAGGCGAGAGCGGTCGTCCCCGACGCGATCGTGCTCGACCTGATGCTGCCCGACTTCGACGGGCTGGAGGTGATGCGCCGGGTCCGGCAGCGCCAGCCGCACGTGCCGGTGCTCTTCCTCACCGCGCGGGACGCGGTGGAGGACCGGGTGACCGGACTGACCGCCGGCGGCGACGACTACGTGACCAAGCCGTTCAGCTTGGAGGAGGTGGTGGCCCGGGTCCGGGCCCTGCTGCGTCGCGCGGGCGCGTCGGCGCGCGCCAGCACCTCGACCCTGGTGGTGGGCGACCTCGAGCTCGACGAGGACAGCCACGAGGTACGCCGAGGCGGCGACGAGATCTCCCTGACCGCCACCGAGTTCGAGCTGCTGCGCTACCTGATGCGCAACCCGCGGCGGGTGCTCTCCAAGGCGCAGATCCTCGACCGGGTGTGGAGCTACGACTTCGGCGGGCAGTCCAACGTGGTCGAGCTCTACATCTCCTACCTGCGCAAGAAGATCGACGCCGGCCGGGAGCCGATGATCCACACCATGCGCGGCGCCGGCTACGTGCTCAAGCCGGCCACCCGGTCCGATGCCGCGGACTAGCCGGGTGCGCCTGCGCCGCCTCGGGCCGGCCTCGCTGACCGCGCGGCTCGCTGCGACCGTGGTGGTGCTGGTCGCGCTGGTCAGCGTGGTGATCTCGGCGCTCACCACGGCCGCCATCTCCGACCACCTCACCGACGAGCTGGACCAGAAGCTCACCCAGGCCCACGGCCGTGGCCTGGGTGCCCTGGGCGAGGGCCGGCCGCCCCGGCGGGGGCCCGGCGACGGCGGCCCCGCGGACGGCGACGAGGGTCCGGGCGGCGGCCCCGAGGTGCGTGGGCAGGACGCCGGCACGCTCAGCGCCCTGACCGCGCTGAGCGCCGGCGGGGCGAGCTCGGGCTGGGTGATCGAGGAGAGCGGCGCCCTGCGAGGGCTGAGCGACGACGACCTGACCGCCCTCGAGGGGCTCTCGCCGGACGACGACCCGCGGACGGTCTCGCTGCCCGACAGCGGGGACTACCGGGTGCTGGTCAGCGACGTGTCCGGCGTCGCGGTGACCACCGGGCTGCCGACCGACAGCGTCGCGGGCACGGTACGGAGCCTGGTCGGCTGGGAGGTGCTGTTCAGCCTGCTGGGGGTGGCGGTGGCGGGCGGCGTCGCCGTGGCCGTCGTACGCCGTCAGCTGCGGCCGCTGAGCGAGGTCGCGGCGACCGCGCGCCGGGTCAGCGAGACCGACCTGGCGACCGGGGAGATCGGGGTGACCGCGCGGGTGCCGGCCCGGCTGGTCGACTCCGGCACCGAGGTCGGCGAGGTCGCCACCGCGTTCAACACCATGCTCGGGCACGTCGAGCAGGCGCTGACCCAGCGCCAGCGCAGCGAGCAGCAGGTGCGCCAGTTCGTCGCCGACGCCTCGCACGAGCTGCGTACCCCGCTGGCCACCATCACCGGGTACGCCGAGCTCAGCCTGCGCGACCGCGACCCGGACGCGCTGGCCCAGGCGATGACCAAGGTGCGCGCTGAGGCGGCCCGGATGACCTCGCTGGTCGAGGACCTGCTGCTGCTGGCCCGACTGGACGCCGGTCGCCCGCTGGCCCGCACGGAGGTGGACGTGACCCGGCTGGTGCTGGAGTGCGTCGAGGACGCCCGGGTCACCGGCACCGACCACCGGTGGCTGCTCGAGCTGCCCGAGGAGGCGGTGAGCGTGACCGGCGACGAGCTGCGGCTGCACCAGGTGGTGACCAACCTGCTCACCAACGCGACCCGGCACACCCCGCCGGGGACGACGGTCGTCTCGGCGGTCGAGCGCCGGCCGGGCGCGGTGCTGGTCACGGTGACCGACGACGGGCCGGGGATCGACCCGGCCCTGCTGCCCGACGTCTTCCGCCGCTTCACCCGCGGCGACGCGGCGCGCTCCCGGGAGGCGAGCGGGGCGGGCCTGGGGCTGGCGCTGAGCCGGGCGATCGCCCGGGCCCACGACGGGGACCTGACGGTCACCTCCGAGCCGGGGCGCACCCGGTTCGTGCTGACCCTGCCGGTCTAGACCGGAAGGGTCAGGTCCAGGCGGCCGTCAGAGGTCGGCGAGCGGGTCGCCCGACGGCTTGCTGGGCGGGGAGGCCAGGTCGTGGCACAGCCACGGGATCTCCTCGCCGTCCTCGTTGCTGGTCCGCACGCAGTAGCCCTGCAGGGTCTCGCCCTCGGCGCCGGTGCGCTCCTGGAGGCGCACCTCGACGCTGATGTCCTTGCTGGGGCGGAAGACGACCTCGCCCACCTTCATCTCGTCGTCGGGCCCGACGTTGCCGGCCACCGGGTTGCCGCCGTTGGCCAGGTTGACGTGCTGGATCCAGGCCATCTGCTGGCGGTCGGTGAAGAGGTTCCGGTCGTGGTCGATGCTGGCGTCCAGCGTCCAGGCCAGCGGCAGCAGCAGGGCGAGGACCCCGAGGATGGCGGCCAGCAGGAGCAGCGGGCGCCGGTCCCGGCCGGTCGCCGGGGGTGCGTAGGCACGACGGGTCATGTCCCTATGGTGCCGCAGCGAGGGGCGTCACACCCGTGAGGGTCCCCGCGGCGCGGCCCCGATGTCGCTCCCGGTGGTTAGGCTGACCCGGGTGAGCATCCTCGACGACGCCCGCGAGGGCATGAACCTCGACATCCGTCCCCAGGACGACCTCTTCGGCCACGTCAACGGCACCTGGCTGGAGACGGTGGAGATCCCGAGCGACCGCAGCAGCTGGGGTCCCTTCGTGATGCTGGCCGATGCCGCCGAGCAGCAGGTGCACGCCATCATCGAGGAGCTCACCGCCGATCCGGAGCGGGGCGCCGAGCCGCAGGACGCCCGCAAGATCGCGGCGCTCTACGCCTCCTTCATGGACACCGAGACGATCGCGGCCCGCGGCATCGAGCCGGTGCGGCCGCTGCTGGAGGCGGTCGACGCGCTCGGCGAGGGCGAGCTTGCCCGGTTCCTCGGCGAGTTCGAGCGCGCGGGCGGCGGCGGGGCGTTCGGCTCGTACGTCGACACCGACGCGAAGGACTCCG
The window above is part of the Nocardioides campestrisoli genome. Proteins encoded here:
- a CDS encoding M15 family metallopeptidase produces the protein MRRSPVSDVDAPSPRRGAGGREPGAWAELPAWLVPVLVALVLVAAGCSVASPVGGEDPAPSPTTSADEPSTLPTASLAPSPQPTATPTATATGHGRAPGPLTAPLLPADLLVQRTRPLTREQLRAVRALPGVEHVEPMRLAQVSVENRVLTVAAVDPASYRRLTPRTTAYDARVWRAVFDGGLAVDRSLRDLVADRSTLQLGNDADATELPVVAVVDQVPQVDVVVDHVWADELGLPQRNALVVSTGSVAPRVVRPRIAGVLGGSTSGSGTTDVGISVLGPDPDLSGVQTALLTGGSVAAAVGSFTYRVLKGGAIEPDPDWVLQHVRTEEVPILGEVTCHEVVLPQLRAALTEIERSGLAAEIRPEQYGGCYQPRFIADTGSLSLHAFGIAIDLNVPDNQRGTVGKIDRRVVAIFQKWGFAWGGLWSWTDPMHFELDRLVEVR
- a CDS encoding sensor histidine kinase produces the protein MRLRRLGPASLTARLAATVVVLVALVSVVISALTTAAISDHLTDELDQKLTQAHGRGLGALGEGRPPRRGPGDGGPADGDEGPGGGPEVRGQDAGTLSALTALSAGGASSGWVIEESGALRGLSDDDLTALEGLSPDDDPRTVSLPDSGDYRVLVSDVSGVAVTTGLPTDSVAGTVRSLVGWEVLFSLLGVAVAGGVAVAVVRRQLRPLSEVAATARRVSETDLATGEIGVTARVPARLVDSGTEVGEVATAFNTMLGHVEQALTQRQRSEQQVRQFVADASHELRTPLATITGYAELSLRDRDPDALAQAMTKVRAEAARMTSLVEDLLLLARLDAGRPLARTEVDVTRLVLECVEDARVTGTDHRWLLELPEEAVSVTGDELRLHQVVTNLLTNATRHTPPGTTVVSAVERRPGAVLVTVTDDGPGIDPALLPDVFRRFTRGDAARSREASGAGLGLALSRAIARAHDGDLTVTSEPGRTRFVLTLPV
- a CDS encoding MFS transporter; this encodes MSDPFIDQVLDTVGDQATGRSLPRALTPFRTPAYRWLAASVAFGAFAQGVWVIGLVWEVFRLGGGATQLSLVTGASAVGVMVPALLAGVVADRLPQKRILLTVAGVEALGMALVAGLAWADATGVVLLSVVTFVVGMAMAFYYPAYSAMLPSLVPEQDLMAVNGFEGMVRPTIGQALGPAVAGAVIGWIAPSAAFTVAALAMVGSLLALSRVPRVPVRHALDAEHAGHPVRSALADMGEGLRYMVRTPWLLASLLFASLLILSVMGPLEVLLPFVIKSELGGDAGDHSLVLASFGIGGAAGSLVMASRRMPRRYLTVMTALWGMAGLPFLVVAHADAVWQMVAAGFVMGIFFSAPMVIWGTLLQRRVPPHLLGRVSSLDFFVSISLMPVSMALAGPLAEAIGTRATFYAAALSPVLIAVVTVLWARLPADEVAHPLD
- a CDS encoding NADPH:quinone oxidoreductase family protein, encoding MRALQVITPTGPADVEVREVAEPTAGPGQVLVEVHSVGVSFPDLLLSKGEYQLKPEPPFTLGVDLAGTVAALGEGVEGLAVGQRVAGVLPHGGAAELAVVPADFVFPLPEETSYDEGAALPMNYLTAQFALDERAGLQAGETVLVHGAAGGVGTATVQVAKGMGARVIAVVSTDEKSKVALAAGADDAVLLDGFRAAVTELTGGRGVDVVLDVVGGDAFTDSLRLLAPQGRLLVVGFAAGQGIPEVKVNRLLLNNVDVRGVGWGAFAMTRPGYMQQQWKALEPMLASGVVKPPVGATYPLEEFGRALADLEERKALGKVVVRLR
- a CDS encoding CotH family protein: MRKPLNPTVKKSVRRATALSTLAVLALAGCSAQASTGAEAGSDEATPVLDQSVLHEVDVTVEEETLSSDDWTRADVTIDGEEYADAGVRLAGGPGDGRPGDHGRADDRGGPEDHDGDRDSDTDRDSTEAPWLISLDEFVDDQSLDGITELAVVGDDTGDVLGQAVRLDLMAQRGAGDEVPVASSFSVNDSEEELRLLVPLPGEERPDGEDAEELLDKWVDLLGNQAGDLVDPDTLQDDADSLREHLSDGDFGDGLGGPGSETGRGPGGSGDMPSGPHGPGGPGYEHGDGHGDEHGDEFDGDADRDHPGDRHDRQGGADDSGAAASLS
- a CDS encoding response regulator transcription factor, whose protein sequence is MADSTAPLTRADGSPPRVLVVDDEKNLTELLAMAMRYEGWEVSVAHTGRTAVEQARAVVPDAIVLDLMLPDFDGLEVMRRVRQRQPHVPVLFLTARDAVEDRVTGLTAGGDDYVTKPFSLEEVVARVRALLRRAGASARASTSTLVVGDLELDEDSHEVRRGGDEISLTATEFELLRYLMRNPRRVLSKAQILDRVWSYDFGGQSNVVELYISYLRKKIDAGREPMIHTMRGAGYVLKPATRSDAAD
- a CDS encoding methionine/alanine import family NSS transporter small subunit; translation: MNGDAIVMMVVAMLILWGGLLVAIIRLTRSPDVPRTDELHRDL
- a CDS encoding MFS transporter, which encodes MAFLALEHRARQPMVPLRLFADRDFSAANAMTLLVYAALGAVLFFLVIQLQTVGGYSALAAGAATLPVTVCMLLLAARGGALAARIGPRIPMTVGPLVMAVGTLMLGSAGEGRWWRDVLPGLTVFGLGLALMVAPLTATVLAAASDDKAGVASGINNAVARAGSLLAVAALPLAVGLHGDQYADPVAFDTAYVEALWICAGLLVAGGAVSWLAVRPVRGPGAARRSGGRPGSG
- a CDS encoding sodium-dependent transporter: MAAEPQQVVGAEAKRGAFSSRKVFILAAIGSAVGLGNIWRFPYVAYENGGGAFVIPYLIALLTAGIPFLFLDYAIGHRYRGSAPLSFARLRRGAEGLGWWQVGICFMIAVYYAAVIAWALRYTVFSVDEAWGSDPEGFFLGDFLQVSEPGVTLEIVPGVLVPMLLVWLAVIAIMVAGVQKGIGATSVVFIPVLVLAFIALVARALFLPGATEGLNAFFTPDWGALTEPSVWGAAFGQIFFSLSIGFGIMITYASYVHRDTDMTGSGLVVGFANSSFELLAGIGVFAALGFMAQAQGVEVGEVAGGGIGLAFIGFPAIISEAPWGAFIGVCFFGSLVLAGLTSLVSVIEVVISAVRDKFEMGRVTAAAVVSIPCAALSIALFSSTSGLHVLDILDHFINQFGILLVAVVSMLVVAWALRALPLLQNHLNRNGSFKLGTTWRVLISVVTPIALAYVLIDGLVTDIETPYGGFPGWMLGVFGWGAAGLVLVFGFVATLLPWRKDTPMDVTADEEVQE